The Fusobacterium necrophorum subsp. necrophorum genome has a window encoding:
- a CDS encoding tRNA1(Val) (adenine(37)-N6)-methyltransferase, protein MEQETTIDLLKKGLKIIQRNDCFHFSLDSLLISEFIKINKRSKTILDLGTGNAAIPLFLSLKTTAQIYGLEIQQISYDLAIKNIALNHLEEQVHILHGDMKNWECFFSKNSFDIVVSNPPFFEFHGNKSLLNDLEQLTLARHEISITLEELIQISSILVKEHGYFYLVHRADRLADILELCRKYKLEPKRLQFCHTKRKNNAKILLLEAVKYGKASLQILPPLFANKEEGGYSEEILNMFEHKGGKHARS, encoded by the coding sequence GTGGAACAAGAAACGACCATCGATTTGTTAAAAAAAGGCTTAAAAATTATTCAAAGAAATGATTGCTTCCATTTTTCTTTGGACTCTTTACTCATTTCTGAATTTATCAAAATCAATAAACGGAGTAAAACAATTCTAGATTTAGGAACCGGGAATGCAGCCATTCCCTTATTTTTATCTTTAAAAACGACAGCTCAAATCTATGGTTTGGAGATTCAACAAATTTCCTACGACTTGGCAATCAAAAATATAGCCTTAAACCATTTGGAAGAACAGGTTCACATCCTGCACGGAGATATGAAAAATTGGGAATGTTTCTTTTCCAAAAATTCTTTTGACATCGTAGTATCCAATCCTCCCTTTTTTGAATTTCATGGAAACAAATCCCTCTTAAATGATTTGGAACAATTGACCTTAGCAAGACATGAAATTTCAATCACTTTGGAAGAATTGATTCAAATTTCTTCTATTTTGGTGAAAGAGCACGGCTATTTTTATTTGGTACATCGTGCCGATCGACTTGCTGACATTTTGGAACTTTGTCGAAAATATAAATTGGAACCGAAGCGTCTGCAATTTTGCCATACCAAGCGAAAAAATAATGCAAAAATTCTCTTGTTGGAAGCAGTAAAATATGGAAAGGCATCTCTACAGATTCTTCCTCCTCTGTTTGCCAATAAGGAAGAGGGAGGCTATTCGGAAGAGATTTTAAACATGTTTGAACATAAAGGAGGAAAGCATGCAAGAAGCTAA
- a CDS encoding threonine/serine exporter family protein, translated as MLNYTLEVCWALLATLAFSIIFQVAGKRLILSTLAGGIGWVVLSVALHHFRYSSVTSFLFSAMSITIYAEIVAKKMKTTVTTTLIPGLIPLVPGSGIFFTMDNFVQGNYSKAVDLGRETLFVTAAITIGIVFITSISQIIIRILKYKTILQKYQHHHKAHKHKK; from the coding sequence ATGTTAAACTATACTTTGGAAGTCTGTTGGGCCCTACTTGCAACCCTTGCCTTTTCGATTATTTTTCAGGTCGCCGGAAAAAGACTCATTCTCTCCACCTTAGCAGGAGGAATTGGTTGGGTTGTCCTAAGTGTCGCCTTACATCATTTCCGATATTCTTCTGTTACCAGTTTCCTTTTTTCTGCTATGTCGATTACTATCTATGCAGAAATTGTAGCAAAAAAAATGAAGACCACCGTTACTACGACATTGATTCCCGGCTTAATTCCCTTGGTTCCCGGAAGCGGTATCTTTTTTACCATGGACAATTTCGTACAAGGAAATTACAGCAAAGCTGTTGACTTGGGTAGAGAAACTTTATTTGTCACAGCGGCCATTACGATTGGAATTGTTTTTATTACCAGTATCTCTCAGATTATTATACGAATATTAAAATACAAAACAATTCTTCAAAAGTATCAACACCATCACAAAGCACACAAACATAAAAAATAA
- a CDS encoding murein L,D-transpeptidase catalytic domain family protein, whose translation MKKYILIFLLLLQGILWAEEIEEMEKPLKPLNIQEIYQKLDLQGKLDYKIFEEGYLGYLMIGNKNSDYFAIVDYTKPSNEKRFFLLDMKHYKIETQTYVSHAKNSGLEMALHFSNDKNSMQSSLGFYLTKDTYKGEYGYSLVLEGLEDNINSNAKERKIVMHGGDFAEEEYLKTYGFLGRSWGCPVLPKSEITAVIDKLKNHHVLFIAGNDEYYRKHTRFKF comes from the coding sequence ATGAAAAAGTATATTCTTATTTTTTTATTACTATTACAAGGTATATTATGGGCAGAAGAAATAGAAGAAATGGAAAAACCATTAAAGCCACTGAATATTCAAGAAATTTATCAAAAATTGGACTTGCAAGGAAAATTGGATTATAAGATTTTTGAAGAGGGATATTTGGGATACTTAATGATAGGAAATAAAAATTCGGATTATTTTGCCATTGTTGATTATACAAAACCCTCTAATGAAAAAAGATTTTTTCTTTTGGATATGAAACATTATAAAATTGAAACACAAACCTATGTGTCTCATGCCAAAAATAGCGGATTAGAAATGGCTTTGCATTTTTCTAATGATAAAAATTCCATGCAAAGTTCCCTAGGATTTTATTTAACCAAGGATACCTATAAGGGAGAATACGGATATTCTTTGGTGTTAGAAGGACTGGAGGATAACATCAATTCCAATGCGAAAGAAAGAAAAATTGTCATGCATGGAGGAGATTTTGCAGAAGAAGAATACTTGAAAACTTATGGCTTTTTAGGGAGAAGTTGGGGTTGTCCTGTTTTACCAAAATCGGAGATAACTGCTGTCATTGATAAGCTGAAAAATCATCATGTCCTATTCATTGCTGGAAATGATGAATATTACCGTAAACATACTCGATTTAAATTTTAA
- a CDS encoding threonine/serine exporter family protein, protein MQEAKILSLANLTGKTLLQSGAETSRVENCIQQICKHFGLRAQTFVSITCIITSAKNKEGSPLCSVERVTSISNNLHRIDQIHDILLHLEEYNVDSLEKTIYKIRNSQIHKFSTLVTAYFFAAFFFCLLFKGGLMDAVMSGIGGILIFYINLFSKKLRLNPFFFHTMGGFSCTLAAYLWYKLHILTSVSYASIGTIMLLVPGLALTNAIRDLVAGDLLSGISRACEALLIGTALATGAGFALFLLLQWEMM, encoded by the coding sequence ATGCAAGAAGCTAAAATTCTTTCTCTTGCAAACCTAACAGGAAAAACCTTACTACAAAGCGGAGCGGAAACGTCTCGAGTAGAAAATTGTATTCAACAAATTTGTAAACATTTTGGACTTCGAGCTCAAACTTTTGTCAGCATTACCTGTATCATTACTTCTGCTAAAAATAAAGAAGGAAGCCCTCTTTGCTCTGTAGAGAGGGTCACTTCCATTTCCAATAATCTACATCGTATCGATCAAATTCATGATATTTTATTACATTTGGAAGAATATAATGTCGACAGTTTGGAAAAAACGATTTATAAAATACGAAATTCTCAAATACACAAGTTTTCCACCCTAGTCACCGCTTATTTTTTTGCCGCTTTTTTCTTTTGTTTATTATTTAAGGGCGGTCTTATGGATGCTGTTATGTCCGGTATCGGTGGAATTTTAATCTTTTACATCAACCTTTTTTCTAAAAAATTGAGACTCAATCCCTTTTTCTTTCATACCATGGGAGGTTTCTCCTGTACCTTAGCAGCTTATCTTTGGTATAAATTACATATTTTGACTTCCGTTTCCTATGCGAGTATCGGAACCATTATGCTATTGGTTCCGGGACTCGCTCTTACCAATGCCATTCGTGATTTGGTTGCCGGTGATTTGTTATCAGGAATTTCAAGAGCCTGTGAGGCACTTTTGATTGGAACGGCTCTTGCCACCGGAGCCGGATTTGCACTCTTTTTATTATTACAATGGGAGATGATGTAA
- a CDS encoding U32 family peptidase, giving the protein MKKAELLAPAGNVEKLKTAIHYGADAVFLGGKMFNLRAGSNNFSDEELEECVQYAHERGKRVYVTLNIIPHNEELEQLPDYVKFLEKIGVDAVIVADLGVFQVVKENSNLAISVSTQASNTNWRSVKMWKDMGAKRVVLAREISLDNILEIRQKVPDIELEVFVHGAMCMSVSGRCLLSNYMTGRDANRGDCAQSCRWKYSVVEETRPGEYMPVYEDERGTYIFSSKDLCTIEFIDKILELGVDSLKIEGRMKGIFYVANVVKVYRDALDSFYSGNYKYNPQWKEELEATSNRSYTDGFYKGNPGTDGQNYNNRNSYSQTHQLVAKVEEKISEREYILAIRNRLFVGETLEIISPGISVRDFVMPEMLLWNKGREEGEVKQANPNSFVKIITDIPLSEMDMLRKKL; this is encoded by the coding sequence GTGAAAAAAGCAGAGTTGTTAGCTCCTGCAGGAAATGTGGAAAAACTGAAAACAGCCATCCATTATGGAGCGGATGCCGTGTTTTTAGGTGGAAAGATGTTTAATTTGAGGGCCGGAAGTAATAATTTTTCAGATGAAGAATTGGAAGAGTGTGTACAATATGCTCATGAGAGGGGAAAAAGAGTCTATGTAACCTTGAATATTATCCCTCACAATGAAGAGTTGGAACAATTGCCGGACTATGTAAAATTTTTGGAAAAAATTGGAGTAGATGCTGTCATTGTTGCTGATTTAGGAGTATTTCAGGTAGTCAAAGAAAACAGCAATTTGGCAATCAGTGTCAGCACCCAAGCAAGCAATACCAACTGGCGATCTGTAAAAATGTGGAAAGACATGGGAGCGAAACGGGTAGTGTTGGCGAGAGAAATTTCTTTGGATAATATTTTGGAAATTCGCCAAAAAGTTCCTGACATTGAATTGGAAGTGTTTGTGCATGGAGCCATGTGCATGTCCGTGTCCGGTCGATGTTTGTTGAGTAATTATATGACGGGACGAGATGCCAATCGGGGAGATTGTGCACAATCTTGCCGTTGGAAGTATTCTGTGGTGGAAGAGACCAGACCGGGAGAATATATGCCTGTCTATGAGGACGAAAGAGGGACCTACATTTTCAGTTCGAAAGATTTATGTACCATTGAATTCATTGATAAAATTTTGGAATTGGGAGTGGATTCTTTGAAAATTGAGGGAAGAATGAAAGGAATTTTCTATGTGGCAAATGTGGTAAAAGTATATCGAGATGCCTTAGATAGTTTTTATTCCGGAAATTATAAATACAACCCTCAATGGAAGGAAGAATTGGAAGCAACTTCCAATCGAAGTTATACAGACGGTTTCTATAAAGGAAATCCGGGAACGGACGGGCAAAATTATAATAATCGAAATTCCTACAGTCAAACACATCAATTGGTAGCAAAAGTGGAAGAAAAAATTTCAGAGCGGGAATATATCTTAGCCATTCGAAATCGATTGTTTGTAGGAGAAACTTTGGAGATTATCAGTCCGGGAATTTCGGTTCGAGACTTTGTTATGCCGGAAATGTTGTTGTGGAATAAGGGGCGAGAAGAGGGAGAAGTCAAACAGGCAAATCCTAATTCTTTTGTGAAAATAATAACGGATATTCCGTTATCTGAAATGGATATGTTGCGTAAAAAGTTATAG
- a CDS encoding AEC family transporter, translating to MWIIIQKMLLLLCVSALGYWICKAKLITLEHNRGYSILISNVTVPCMVIFSIFSQPPIQNYGEIFSIFGVGFLFFGFFTLCSLFLPILFRAKNEEIGIYRFMTVFNNNSFMGFPIIQSVFGNKYLFYAAILNIVNALYLYTYGMHCITKDVEDYHFDWKKLCNPGMVVSVISLALYLLHFSLPEFFLEISRQVGNITTPLSMLVIGVNLSMIPFREVFSETKLYLFSFFRLLVFPLILWFLLKGFMANTDFLIVVLVTAAMPGAAMMVNLATEYKGNVYFASKYLVLSTLLSVIIVPVVIYVLQNYV from the coding sequence ATGTGGATCATCATTCAAAAAATGCTACTTTTACTTTGTGTTTCAGCATTGGGATATTGGATTTGTAAGGCAAAACTCATTACTTTGGAGCATAATCGGGGATATTCTATTTTAATTTCCAATGTTACCGTTCCTTGTATGGTAATTTTTTCTATTTTTTCACAGCCGCCTATTCAAAATTATGGAGAAATTTTCTCTATTTTTGGAGTAGGATTTTTATTTTTCGGGTTTTTTACTCTGTGTTCTTTGTTTCTACCGATTTTATTCCGGGCAAAGAATGAAGAAATAGGAATTTATCGTTTTATGACTGTTTTTAATAATAATAGTTTCATGGGCTTTCCTATTATTCAATCCGTTTTTGGAAATAAATATCTATTTTATGCGGCGATTTTAAACATTGTCAATGCACTCTATCTCTATACCTACGGTATGCATTGTATCACAAAAGATGTGGAAGATTACCATTTTGATTGGAAAAAATTGTGCAATCCCGGAATGGTAGTTTCCGTGATTTCTTTAGCATTGTATTTGCTTCATTTTTCACTTCCTGAATTTTTTCTGGAAATCAGTAGACAGGTAGGAAATATTACAACTCCCTTATCTATGCTTGTCATTGGAGTAAATCTGTCCATGATCCCGTTTCGAGAAGTATTTTCGGAAACAAAATTGTATCTTTTCAGCTTTTTCAGACTTTTAGTTTTTCCTTTGATTCTTTGGTTCTTATTGAAAGGATTTATGGCAAATACCGATTTTTTAATTGTGGTCTTGGTTACAGCAGCAATGCCGGGAGCTGCCATGATGGTAAATTTAGCGACGGAATACAAGGGGAATGTCTATTTTGCATCGAAATATTTAGTGCTTTCCACCTTATTATCTGTAATTATTGTTCCCGTGGTTATCTACGTTCTACAAAATTATGTATAA